The proteins below are encoded in one region of Paeniglutamicibacter cryotolerans:
- a CDS encoding IclR family transcriptional regulator domain-containing protein translates to MEHTSAVPQAVENSNAGSQFVQSLARGLDVIRAFDAEHPSMTLTDVAKLTGLSRATARRFLLTLADLGYVQTDGKHFELTSRVLQLGYSYLSSHTLPQLIDPVLQGLSARMRESSSASVLDGADVVYISRVHARSIMRVGISVGSRFPAYATSMGRVLLAHLPAADLEARLAGRELSALTPNTITDPAELRAELTRVRAQGYCLVDQELEIGLRSIAAPVFAPDGSVAAALNISMSTLPNGTGHDVDEAAALVLPELLAAAEQVRAALAARR, encoded by the coding sequence ATGGAGCACACGAGCGCAGTCCCGCAGGCTGTCGAAAACAGCAATGCGGGCAGCCAATTCGTGCAATCCCTGGCCCGCGGACTGGACGTCATCCGTGCCTTCGACGCCGAACACCCCTCGATGACGCTCACCGACGTGGCGAAGCTGACCGGGCTCTCCCGTGCCACTGCCCGGCGCTTCCTGCTCACGCTGGCCGACCTGGGTTATGTTCAAACCGACGGCAAGCACTTCGAGTTGACCTCGCGCGTGCTGCAGCTGGGCTACTCCTACCTGTCCAGCCATACGCTGCCCCAGCTCATCGACCCGGTGCTGCAAGGACTCTCGGCCCGGATGCGTGAATCCTCCTCCGCCTCGGTCCTCGACGGAGCCGACGTCGTCTACATTTCCCGGGTGCATGCCCGATCGATCATGCGGGTGGGGATCTCCGTGGGCAGCCGCTTCCCGGCCTACGCCACGTCGATGGGCCGGGTGCTGCTCGCACATCTTCCCGCAGCCGACCTGGAAGCGCGTCTGGCCGGCCGGGAGCTTTCGGCGCTGACACCGAACACCATCACCGACCCGGCCGAACTGCGTGCCGAGCTGACCCGGGTCAGGGCGCAAGGCTACTGTTTGGTGGATCAGGAATTGGAGATCGGGCTGCGTTCCATCGCGGCACCGGTCTTCGCTCCCGACGGATCGGTGGCAGCGGCGCTGAACATCTCCATGAGCACGTTGCCCAACGGCACCGGGCACGATGTCGACGAGGCTGCCGCGCTCGTACTGCCCGAACTCCTCGCTGCCGCCGAACAGGTCCGGGCCGCCCTGGCAGCCCGGCGCTGA
- a CDS encoding DUF202 domain-containing protein codes for MASAPPERAHRDPGLQPERTVMSWGRTTLSLCVAASVFLRWMPHYGVGTLAMVLLAVGLAAGIYLTQRRRYAVRARGISDERIHADVAAVLWMSLSVLAIGTLGLVVVLSV; via the coding sequence GTGGCTTCCGCCCCTCCGGAACGCGCACATCGCGATCCTGGCCTGCAGCCCGAACGCACAGTCATGTCCTGGGGGCGCACCACGCTCTCGCTCTGTGTCGCGGCGTCGGTCTTCCTGCGCTGGATGCCGCACTACGGGGTTGGAACGTTGGCGATGGTGCTGCTCGCCGTGGGGCTGGCCGCCGGGATCTACCTCACCCAGCGCCGCCGCTATGCGGTGCGCGCCCGGGGAATTTCCGACGAACGTATCCACGCCGACGTGGCCGCCGTGCTCTGGATGAGCCTCAGCGTGCTGGCGATCGGTACGCTGGGACTGGTGGTTGTGCTTTCGGTGTAG
- a CDS encoding YidH family protein: protein MSEPEEGRGWLARKVLPGGAEPDARFTLANERTFLAWIRTALAFLAGGIALEAFASDVFPEQLRQGLAVFIICIGMLISGGAAVRWASVERSMRHGRPLPLPLIIPLLGFGGAIAAAIVAVLIATH from the coding sequence ATGAGCGAACCAGAAGAGGGACGAGGCTGGCTGGCCCGCAAGGTGCTGCCCGGGGGAGCAGAACCCGACGCACGCTTTACGCTGGCCAACGAGCGCACATTCCTGGCCTGGATCCGCACCGCGCTCGCCTTCCTGGCCGGTGGAATCGCGTTGGAAGCCTTCGCCTCCGACGTGTTCCCCGAGCAGTTGCGCCAGGGCCTCGCGGTGTTCATCATCTGCATCGGGATGTTGATTTCCGGTGGCGCCGCGGTGCGTTGGGCCTCGGTGGAACGCAGCATGCGCCACGGACGGCCGTTGCCGCTACCCTTGATCATCCCGCTGCTGGGCTTCGGCGGCGCCATTGCGGCGGCCATCGTCGCGGTTTTGATAGCGACCCACTAG
- a CDS encoding 3-oxoacid CoA-transferase subunit B, protein MSTEMTFTHTDAALDRNELAAIVAADIAPGSFVNLGIGQPTLVSNYLTAEQGVTLHTENGMLGMGPAAEGDDIDPDLINAGKIPVTELPGASYFHHADSFAMMRGGHLDVCVLGAFQVSASGDLANWHTGAPGAIPAVGGAMDLAIGAKETWVMMGLFAKDGSSKLVSELTYPVTGLGCVSRIYTESAVFVIDASGVSVRSTHGIGFEELAERLPVALRRV, encoded by the coding sequence ATGAGCACCGAAATGACCTTCACCCACACCGATGCGGCACTGGACCGCAATGAGCTCGCTGCCATCGTGGCGGCGGACATCGCCCCGGGTTCCTTCGTGAACCTGGGCATCGGCCAGCCGACGCTTGTCTCGAACTACCTCACGGCGGAGCAGGGCGTGACGCTGCATACCGAAAACGGCATGCTGGGCATGGGCCCGGCGGCAGAGGGCGACGACATCGATCCGGACCTGATCAATGCCGGCAAGATCCCGGTGACCGAGCTGCCCGGGGCCTCCTATTTCCACCACGCCGATTCGTTCGCGATGATGCGCGGCGGGCATCTGGACGTCTGCGTGCTCGGGGCCTTCCAGGTCTCGGCGTCCGGCGACCTGGCCAACTGGCATACCGGCGCACCGGGCGCCATCCCGGCCGTGGGCGGCGCCATGGATCTGGCCATCGGCGCCAAGGAAACCTGGGTCATGATGGGACTGTTCGCCAAGGACGGTTCCTCGAAGCTGGTCAGCGAGCTGACCTACCCGGTGACCGGGCTGGGCTGCGTCTCGCGTATCTACACGGAGTCCGCCGTGTTCGTCATCGACGCATCCGGAGTCAGCGTGCGTTCCACGCACGGGATAGGCTTTGAGGAGCTGGCCGAGCGTCTGCCCGTGGCACTGCGCCGCGTCTAA
- a CDS encoding 3-oxoacid CoA-transferase subunit A — translation MAPRIAATAAEAVAGITDGSTVLIGGFGNAGQPMELIDALLECGATNLTVVNNNAGQADAGLALLIKERKVSKIICSFPRQSDSWHFDAAYRAGEIELELVPQGNLAERIRAAGAGIGAFFTPTGYGTMLAEGKETRMIDGKGYVLEYPIHADVALIKALRADTFGNLVYRKTARNFGPIMAAAATSTIVQVHEVVPAGSIDPENVITPGIYVNTIVALGTSAGEQA, via the coding sequence ATGGCACCGAGGATCGCAGCCACAGCCGCCGAGGCAGTGGCGGGAATTACCGACGGCTCGACCGTCCTGATTGGCGGGTTCGGCAATGCCGGGCAGCCGATGGAACTCATCGACGCGCTGCTGGAATGCGGCGCCACCAACCTGACGGTGGTGAACAACAACGCCGGGCAGGCGGACGCCGGATTGGCGCTGCTGATCAAGGAACGCAAGGTCTCCAAGATCATCTGTTCCTTCCCGCGCCAGTCCGACTCATGGCACTTCGATGCCGCCTACCGCGCCGGTGAAATAGAACTCGAGCTGGTGCCGCAGGGCAACCTGGCCGAGCGCATCCGCGCCGCCGGTGCCGGCATCGGAGCGTTCTTCACGCCGACCGGATACGGCACCATGCTCGCCGAGGGCAAGGAAACCCGGATGATCGACGGCAAGGGCTACGTGCTGGAGTACCCGATCCATGCAGACGTTGCACTGATCAAGGCCCTGCGCGCCGATACCTTCGGCAACCTGGTCTACCGCAAGACGGCCCGGAACTTCGGTCCGATCATGGCCGCAGCGGCGACGTCCACCATCGTGCAGGTTCATGAGGTGGTGCCGGCCGGCTCGATCGACCCGGAGAACGTGATCACCCCCGGCATCTACGTCAACACCATCGTCGCCCTTGGCACCAGTGCAGGAGAACAGGCATGA
- a CDS encoding thiolase family protein — protein MQQAYVYDAVRTPFGKIGGSLSGHRPDDLAAHVVRTLVARAPELDTADIDESIFGNANGAGEENRNVARMATLLAGLPTSLPGTTMNRLCGSSLDAAIAASRQINVGDADLLLVGGTESMSRAPWVLPKTDRPFPMANLELSNSTLGWRLVNPAMPGEWTVSLGEATEQLREKYSISRKDQDAFSAASHQRAAAAWDAGHYDNLVVSVPAASQRGTETIRDETIRADSTAETLAALRTVFRPAENGTVTAGNASPMSDGASAAWIGSEKAQAMLGTAPLARIASRASHANDPRFFGFAPVEAANKALAKAGISWNDVAAVELNEAFAAQSLACIRAWDIDPELVNAWGGAIAIGHPLGASGLRILGTLAARLRATGDRWGVAAICIGVGQGLAVVLENTEATR, from the coding sequence ATGCAGCAGGCCTACGTCTACGACGCGGTACGCACACCCTTCGGCAAGATCGGCGGATCGCTTTCCGGGCACCGGCCCGACGATTTGGCGGCACATGTGGTGCGCACGCTCGTCGCCCGCGCCCCCGAGCTGGACACCGCCGACATCGACGAGTCGATCTTCGGCAACGCCAACGGAGCCGGCGAGGAAAACCGCAACGTGGCCCGCATGGCCACGCTGCTGGCTGGCCTGCCGACCTCTTTGCCGGGCACCACCATGAACCGGCTTTGTGGTTCATCCCTCGATGCGGCCATTGCGGCATCGCGCCAGATCAATGTCGGGGACGCCGACCTGCTCCTCGTCGGCGGCACCGAATCCATGAGCCGTGCGCCCTGGGTGCTGCCCAAGACCGACCGGCCGTTCCCGATGGCGAACCTCGAACTGTCCAACTCGACCCTCGGCTGGCGCCTGGTCAACCCGGCCATGCCCGGCGAATGGACCGTCTCCCTGGGCGAAGCCACCGAGCAGCTGCGCGAAAAGTACTCCATCTCCCGCAAAGACCAGGATGCGTTCTCCGCCGCAAGCCACCAGCGGGCGGCAGCGGCCTGGGACGCCGGACACTACGACAACCTGGTCGTTTCAGTGCCGGCTGCCTCCCAGCGCGGAACCGAAACCATCCGCGACGAGACCATCCGCGCCGACTCCACCGCCGAGACGCTCGCGGCGCTGCGCACCGTCTTCCGCCCGGCAGAGAACGGCACCGTCACCGCCGGCAACGCCTCCCCGATGTCCGATGGCGCCTCGGCCGCCTGGATCGGCAGCGAAAAGGCACAGGCGATGCTCGGCACCGCACCGCTGGCCCGCATCGCCTCCCGGGCCTCGCATGCGAACGACCCGCGGTTCTTCGGCTTTGCCCCGGTGGAGGCGGCCAACAAGGCGCTGGCCAAGGCCGGCATCTCCTGGAACGACGTGGCAGCCGTTGAACTGAACGAGGCATTCGCCGCACAGTCGCTGGCCTGCATCCGGGCCTGGGACATCGACCCGGAGCTCGTCAACGCGTGGGGCGGGGCCATCGCCATCGGCCACCCGCTGGGAGCCTCCGGCCTGCGCATCCTGGGCACTCTGGCGGCCCGGCTGCGTGCCACCGGCGACCGCTGGGGCGTCGCTGCGATCTGCATCGGCGTCGGGCAGGGCCTGGCCGTCGTGCTGGAAAACACCGAGGCCACCCGCTAG
- a CDS encoding enoyl-CoA hydratase/isomerase family protein codes for MSHHVSSTVADGLGIITLDRPSKINALTGGMLRELARTLTTWADNPAVKTVLLLGNGERGFCAGGDIKDFHTAIVSGNHSDFTGILAGEFAMNLIIATYPKPVASMMHGLTMGGGVGLGSHAGIRIVAPNSKLAMPEVKIGYSPDVGGTHLLGNAPGRLGEYLAMTGTTMDAADAIHAGFADFMVAAEDFDDVLATLPDLAGLPALETSMALEILLGKPARSDLAARQPWIDDMFSAPTSATILERLDAAGHAGAREAAEMIRANSPLGVETALQAVRAARSENHLRSALERELRIAAFLMHEPDLAEGIRAQVIDKDRNPAWNPASATELDLERIAAVIADPA; via the coding sequence TTGAGCCACCACGTCAGCTCCACCGTCGCCGACGGCCTGGGCATCATCACGCTGGACCGCCCCTCGAAGATCAACGCGCTCACGGGCGGCATGCTCCGGGAACTTGCCCGCACCCTCACCACATGGGCCGATAACCCGGCCGTAAAGACGGTGCTCCTGCTGGGAAACGGCGAGCGTGGTTTCTGCGCCGGGGGTGACATCAAGGATTTCCACACCGCCATCGTCAGCGGCAACCACTCGGACTTCACCGGAATTCTGGCCGGGGAATTTGCCATGAACCTGATCATCGCCACTTACCCGAAACCGGTGGCAAGCATGATGCACGGGCTGACGATGGGAGGCGGTGTTGGACTGGGGTCCCATGCAGGAATCAGAATCGTCGCACCGAACTCGAAGCTGGCCATGCCCGAGGTGAAGATCGGATACAGTCCCGATGTCGGTGGCACGCACCTGTTGGGCAACGCCCCGGGGCGTCTGGGCGAATACCTGGCCATGACCGGAACCACGATGGACGCGGCGGACGCCATCCATGCCGGCTTCGCGGACTTCATGGTCGCCGCCGAGGACTTCGACGACGTACTGGCCACGCTGCCGGATCTGGCCGGGCTGCCCGCGCTCGAGACATCGATGGCACTGGAAATCCTGCTCGGAAAGCCGGCCCGCTCGGACCTTGCTGCCCGCCAGCCATGGATCGACGATATGTTCTCGGCCCCGACGTCGGCGACGATCCTCGAGCGGCTTGATGCGGCAGGACATGCCGGGGCACGCGAAGCAGCCGAAATGATCAGAGCCAATTCCCCGCTGGGTGTTGAAACAGCACTACAGGCCGTCCGGGCCGCCCGCTCGGAAAACCACTTGCGCTCGGCACTGGAAAGGGAACTGCGCATCGCCGCCTTCCTGATGCATGAACCGGATTTGGCCGAAGGCATCCGAGCCCAGGTCATCGACAAGGACCGCAACCCGGCTTGGAACCCGGCCAGCGCCACCGAACTTGACCTCGAACGCATTGCCGCCGTCATAGCGGACCCGGCGTAA
- a CDS encoding IclR family transcriptional regulator produces MANSDSGDSMLDRLVRILDAFDAENPTLSVGALARRARVPRATTYRLVDELVGHGLLAREREGTLRLGLRLWELANRSSAARDLREVAMPFMEDVNQLVRQSIQLAILHDDEVLVIERLSRPGSVVNQASVAGRMPVHRTSMGMALLAFSPFPVREGYLERHGTVISALHVDLRRELAHIRLNGYATFDGFIDSESTGASVPVLDAHGHALAVLAVVVPRGSESLPAAVMALRTASRGISRALRA; encoded by the coding sequence ATGGCCAACTCCGATTCAGGGGATTCGATGCTGGACCGTTTGGTGCGGATCCTTGATGCCTTCGATGCCGAGAACCCGACGCTGAGCGTCGGGGCGCTGGCCCGTCGCGCCCGGGTACCGCGGGCAACCACTTACCGGCTTGTCGACGAGCTGGTCGGGCACGGCCTGCTCGCCCGCGAACGGGAGGGCACCCTGCGGCTGGGACTGCGCCTCTGGGAACTGGCCAACCGCTCCTCCGCCGCCCGCGACCTTCGCGAAGTCGCCATGCCCTTCATGGAAGACGTGAACCAGCTGGTGCGCCAGAGCATCCAGCTGGCGATCCTGCACGACGACGAGGTACTGGTCATCGAACGGCTGTCCCGGCCCGGATCCGTGGTGAACCAGGCTTCCGTCGCCGGCCGGATGCCGGTCCACCGGACCTCCATGGGCATGGCCCTGCTCGCTTTCTCCCCCTTCCCGGTGCGGGAGGGCTATCTTGAACGCCATGGGACGGTGATTAGTGCGCTGCATGTGGATTTGCGCCGCGAGCTGGCTCATATCCGACTCAACGGCTACGCCACCTTCGACGGCTTCATCGACTCCGAGTCCACGGGTGCCTCGGTGCCCGTCCTTGACGCCCACGGGCATGCATTAGCCGTCCTCGCTGTCGTGGTTCCGCGCGGCTCCGAGAGCCTGCCTGCCGCGGTGATGGCGCTGCGCACCGCATCACGCGGCATCTCGCGCGCCCTGAGAGCCTGA
- a CDS encoding PDR/VanB family oxidoreductase has translation MAATNIEIWQSATIIRVVPVAEGIMRIVLEPSLPIKAEPGSHIDLKVTIDGQDAKRSYSVVDSSDDGGALAISVMLAPLSRGGSVFMHGLEVGDRLEVTQPLQNFPLRVGAQRYLLLAGGIGITAIANMAAVLKRIKADYTLVYVGRNRNAMAYLEQLQAEHGGNLEVHVDDEGTSLNVPDLVARAEEGTELYMCGPIRLMDAVRRTWTERELDLPSLRYETFGNSGWYDPEEFIVRVPRLDLEVTVPQGRSMLEALEDAGAEMMFDCRKGECGLCEVQILSLEGRIDHRDVFFSERQQRQNTKLNCCVSRAVTSETGAKADAAPSGPAVVTIGIS, from the coding sequence ATGGCAGCAACAAACATTGAAATCTGGCAGTCGGCGACGATCATCCGGGTGGTGCCCGTGGCCGAGGGGATCATGCGCATCGTCCTGGAGCCTTCGCTCCCGATCAAGGCCGAACCCGGATCGCACATCGACCTGAAGGTCACCATCGACGGGCAGGATGCCAAGCGCTCATACTCCGTGGTGGACTCCAGCGATGACGGCGGGGCCCTGGCGATCAGCGTCATGCTCGCCCCGCTGTCCCGCGGAGGATCGGTCTTCATGCATGGTCTGGAGGTCGGCGACCGGTTGGAAGTCACCCAGCCGCTGCAGAACTTCCCGCTGCGTGTCGGTGCGCAGCGCTACCTGCTGCTGGCCGGCGGGATCGGCATTACAGCGATCGCCAACATGGCGGCCGTGCTGAAGCGGATCAAGGCGGACTACACGCTGGTCTACGTTGGACGGAACCGGAACGCCATGGCCTACCTGGAGCAATTGCAGGCGGAACACGGGGGAAATCTGGAAGTTCACGTCGATGACGAGGGAACCTCGCTGAACGTCCCGGACTTGGTCGCCCGTGCTGAAGAGGGCACGGAGCTGTACATGTGTGGGCCGATCCGACTCATGGACGCGGTGCGCCGCACGTGGACCGAACGCGAGTTGGACCTGCCCTCGCTACGGTACGAAACCTTCGGCAACAGCGGATGGTATGACCCGGAGGAGTTCATAGTCCGGGTGCCGCGGCTGGATCTTGAGGTCACCGTTCCGCAGGGTCGGTCCATGCTCGAAGCCCTGGAAGATGCCGGAGCCGAGATGATGTTCGACTGCCGCAAGGGCGAATGCGGTCTCTGCGAGGTACAGATTCTCTCGTTGGAGGGACGGATCGATCACCGCGACGTGTTCTTCAGCGAGCGTCAGCAGCGTCAGAACACGAAGCTGAACTGCTGCGTCTCGCGCGCGGTCACCTCGGAGACCGGAGCGAAGGCGGACGCGGCTCCTTCGGGCCCCGCGGTGGTCACCATCGGCATCTCCTAA
- a CDS encoding aromatic ring-hydroxylating dioxygenase subunit alpha: MTAVTSVSSTTNKILGHPLNAWYVAAWDHEVTRKPMSRRIANRPVAMYRTEDGKAVALADACWHRLAPLSMGKTMDKDKIQCPYHGIIYNSAGRCVSMPAQETINPSATVPSFPIVERYRYVWIWMGDPTLADPDLVPDMHQMDSPEWAGDGLTIHAACNYQLVLDNLMDLTHEEFVHASTIGQDELSESDFVTTHEGNTVTVTRWMHNIDAPPFWLKNMRDKFPGFEGKVDRWQIIHFEAPGTIRIDVGVAKAGTGAPEGDRSQGVNGFVMNTLTPETDRSSHYFWAFMRNYCLDNQLITTQLRDGVHGVFGEDEVMLKAQQEAIDANPDYEFYNLNIDAGGMWVRRILERMLAAEGRLVPSA; the protein is encoded by the coding sequence ATGACCGCCGTCACGTCCGTCAGCTCCACGACCAACAAGATCCTCGGCCACCCGCTTAACGCCTGGTACGTTGCGGCCTGGGACCATGAGGTCACCCGCAAGCCGATGTCGCGCCGCATTGCGAACCGCCCGGTTGCGATGTACCGCACCGAGGACGGCAAGGCGGTTGCCCTGGCCGATGCCTGCTGGCACCGCCTGGCTCCGCTGTCGATGGGCAAGACTATGGACAAGGACAAGATCCAGTGCCCGTACCACGGCATCATCTACAACTCGGCCGGACGCTGCGTGTCCATGCCGGCCCAGGAAACCATCAATCCCAGCGCCACGGTTCCCTCCTTTCCGATCGTTGAGCGCTACCGCTATGTGTGGATCTGGATGGGTGATCCGACACTGGCCGACCCGGACCTGGTTCCGGATATGCACCAGATGGACAGCCCCGAATGGGCCGGCGACGGCCTGACCATCCATGCGGCCTGCAACTACCAGCTGGTGCTCGATAACCTGATGGACCTGACCCACGAGGAATTCGTGCACGCGTCCACCATTGGCCAGGACGAGCTCTCCGAGTCCGACTTCGTCACCACCCACGAGGGCAATACGGTCACCGTCACCCGCTGGATGCACAACATCGATGCCCCGCCGTTCTGGCTGAAGAACATGCGCGACAAGTTCCCGGGCTTCGAAGGCAAGGTCGATCGCTGGCAGATCATCCACTTCGAGGCCCCCGGCACCATCAGGATCGACGTCGGGGTGGCCAAGGCCGGCACCGGCGCCCCGGAGGGTGACCGCAGCCAAGGCGTGAACGGGTTCGTGATGAACACGCTGACCCCGGAAACCGACCGGTCCAGCCACTACTTCTGGGCCTTCATGCGCAACTACTGCCTGGACAATCAGTTGATCACCACCCAGCTGCGCGATGGTGTCCACGGTGTCTTCGGGGAGGACGAGGTCATGCTCAAGGCTCAGCAGGAGGCCATCGATGCCAACCCGGACTACGAGTTCTACAACCTGAACATCGATGCCGGTGGAATGTGGGTGCGCCGCATCCTGGAGCGCATGCTCGCCGCCGAGGGTCGACTGGTTCCCTCCGCCTAG
- a CDS encoding PadR family transcriptional regulator: MSLRYALLALLNVEPMTGYDLYKVFESSVGHVWHAPDSQIYPELKRMESEGLLLGEDIPWGQRGKKRQYHVTKAGTEAFSAWMNTTMEYARVREPAHLRAAYMEWAEPEAAREQMRAHIKHHKGLLEQWREKVREIEEGSSPMLNRRLANTPSSEQEKTTAFKAFAYEGLISQAEAEVSWAKRGLKLIDRLNP; this comes from the coding sequence ATGAGCCTGCGTTACGCGTTGCTCGCACTTCTCAACGTCGAGCCCATGACCGGCTATGACCTGTACAAGGTATTCGAGAGCTCGGTGGGGCACGTCTGGCATGCTCCGGATTCGCAGATCTACCCGGAACTCAAGCGCATGGAGTCCGAGGGGCTGCTCCTGGGTGAAGACATCCCCTGGGGTCAACGCGGCAAAAAACGGCAGTACCACGTCACGAAGGCCGGGACAGAAGCCTTTAGCGCCTGGATGAACACCACCATGGAGTATGCCCGCGTCCGCGAGCCGGCACACCTGCGAGCCGCCTACATGGAGTGGGCGGAACCCGAAGCGGCACGCGAACAAATGAGGGCACATATCAAGCACCACAAGGGGCTGCTTGAACAATGGCGCGAAAAGGTCAGGGAAATTGAAGAGGGCTCGAGTCCGATGCTCAACCGCCGACTGGCCAACACCCCCTCGTCCGAGCAGGAAAAGACCACCGCGTTCAAAGCATTCGCGTACGAAGGGCTCATTTCGCAGGCCGAGGCGGAAGTTTCCTGGGCCAAACGAGGCCTCAAGCTCATCGACCGCCTAAACCCATAA
- a CDS encoding methylenetetrahydrofolate reductase — translation MTPEHPDPTSGPRRLLSGFSMEMTGKDIPELEAATPNIPPGTPINVTFLGNEDLGMRVAAASAVKAAGFHPVPHISARRLSSATELGEFLDALAKHGASGHVFAVGGDPATPMGPYPDALSLIASGVFEDFGVGTVSIAGYPDGHAEIDDRMLWAALEAKHAALAERGLGGEIITQFGFDTTPVLDWLAELRGRGVDLPVRVGVPGPAGIKRLLGYARRFGVSSSAGIAKRYGFSLSNLLGNAGPERFIQDLARDYDPSLHGEVQLHFYTFGGLEATADWVAGQR, via the coding sequence ATGACCCCAGAGCATCCCGACCCGACATCAGGTCCACGACGCCTGCTGTCCGGATTCTCCATGGAGATGACGGGCAAGGACATCCCGGAACTCGAGGCAGCCACACCAAACATTCCACCCGGCACACCCATCAATGTCACGTTCCTGGGCAACGAGGATCTGGGCATGAGGGTTGCCGCCGCTTCGGCGGTCAAGGCGGCCGGGTTCCATCCCGTTCCACACATTTCGGCACGAAGACTCAGCTCGGCCACGGAGCTAGGGGAATTCCTCGACGCCCTGGCAAAACACGGAGCCTCGGGACATGTCTTCGCCGTGGGAGGGGATCCGGCAACCCCCATGGGCCCCTATCCGGATGCGCTTTCGCTGATCGCCTCAGGAGTGTTCGAAGATTTCGGAGTCGGAACGGTTTCCATCGCCGGATACCCCGACGGGCATGCCGAAATCGATGACCGCATGCTCTGGGCCGCGCTCGAGGCCAAGCATGCGGCGCTGGCAGAACGTGGACTGGGTGGCGAGATCATTACCCAGTTCGGGTTCGACACGACGCCTGTCCTGGACTGGCTCGCCGAGCTGCGAGGCCGTGGCGTCGACCTACCGGTCCGGGTCGGGGTCCCTGGCCCTGCGGGCATCAAACGCCTACTGGGATACGCCCGGCGGTTCGGAGTCTCATCATCGGCAGGAATCGCCAAGCGCTACGGCTTTTCCCTTTCCAACCTCTTGGGAAACGCCGGCCCAGAGCGCTTCATCCAGGATCTCGCCCGTGATTATGACCCGTCCCTCCACGGGGAAGTCCAGCTTCACTTCTACACCTTCGGCGGGCTCGAAGCCACAGCTGACTGGGTGGCCGGGCAACGCTGA
- a CDS encoding ABC transporter substrate-binding protein, with amino-acid sequence MKKIVGALALVAALSLTACGGGSPSAGVTDDAAPSASGGAAGLEQIEVGVIPIVDVAPIYLGVKEGIFEKEGLDVKLTLAQGGAAIVPAITSKQMDFGFSNVTSMIVARSKGLPLKMVAPGGSSTGNTKEDFAAVMTKPDSDIKEIKDLVGKKVAVNTLNNISDSTISEAVKKAGGDYTKIQFVEMPFPDMAAQLDAGNVDAIAAVEPFVTIAGADGNVPVFSNYAEPVKDLTVAVYFTSDDYIKENPETAAKFTRAMTASQKFADENPEKAKAVLPDYTTLKPEVIEKLTMPRFLTEVNEASIQEVAAISLDRGLIDKVPDMAALLPTK; translated from the coding sequence ATGAAAAAAATCGTTGGAGCCCTCGCGCTCGTTGCCGCATTGAGTCTGACGGCGTGTGGCGGCGGATCGCCCTCGGCTGGCGTGACGGACGATGCCGCACCGAGCGCTAGCGGTGGTGCAGCAGGCCTGGAACAGATTGAAGTTGGAGTCATCCCGATCGTCGATGTCGCCCCGATCTACCTCGGTGTGAAGGAGGGCATCTTTGAAAAGGAGGGCCTGGACGTCAAGCTGACCCTCGCGCAGGGCGGCGCGGCCATCGTTCCGGCTATTACGAGCAAGCAAATGGACTTCGGCTTCTCCAACGTCACCTCGATGATCGTTGCCCGCTCCAAGGGCTTGCCGCTGAAGATGGTTGCCCCCGGCGGCAGCTCCACCGGTAACACGAAGGAAGACTTCGCCGCCGTCATGACGAAGCCGGACAGCGACATCAAAGAGATCAAGGACCTCGTCGGCAAGAAGGTCGCCGTGAACACCTTGAACAACATCTCCGACTCGACGATCAGCGAAGCTGTTAAGAAGGCTGGCGGCGACTACACAAAGATCCAGTTCGTTGAAATGCCTTTCCCGGATATGGCCGCACAGCTGGATGCCGGAAACGTCGACGCCATTGCCGCGGTCGAACCGTTCGTGACCATTGCTGGTGCCGACGGAAACGTCCCGGTCTTCTCGAACTACGCTGAGCCCGTCAAGGACCTGACGGTCGCCGTCTACTTCACCTCCGATGACTACATCAAGGAGAACCCGGAAACCGCGGCGAAGTTCACCCGCGCCATGACGGCGTCGCAGAAGTTCGCGGACGAGAACCCGGAAAAGGCAAAGGCCGTGCTTCCCGACTACACGACGCTGAAGCCTGAGGTCATCGAGAAGCTGACCATGCCGCGATTCCTCACTGAGGTGAACGAAGCCTCCATCCAGGAGGTCGCCGCGATCTCGCTTGATCGCGGACTGATCGACAAGGTTCCGGACATGGCCGCTTTGCTGCCAACGAAGTAG